ACAGTATGCTTTGGACTGTTTACTGTTACGGTTCCCAAGAACCCTCAGAATCAGTCACACTACTTATTCCTATGGTATACTGCCACTCTCTTATAAGAAAGTAAGGTGCAGACAATGAAGCTGCAATCGTGCAGCTCTTCCTCTGAATTGAAGCAGTGCCCCAGAGGGAAGCCATAAATTCAGGAAGCTGCCAgtgatggtggctcatgcctttaatcccagcacttggggggcagaggcaggaggagctctgtgagtttgaagccaacctggtctacagggcgagttctaagacaggctccaaagccacagagaaaccctgtctcaaaaaaccaaaacaaacaaagcccccccaaaacaaacaacaacaacactaactcaggaagctaaggaaaCTTCCTAAGCTCCGAGGAATCCAGACCCACAAGGCCCACCCCTAGGTTGTAGAGTAACAGTTGCTGGGGACAGCATGCAGTGTGTGGGGGCTGCctccagggaggcagagatgtCTGTCATCCATGCTGCTGGGCTTTCCCATGACGCGGCTGCCCAGGAGTTATGTTTTTGCAAGTCATCCCCCCAATTCAGGAATCCTACTCGGTTAAATCTTGCTTCTATTCCTCACTAACCTCAAGATCTTCAAGAGGTCACTTCAGTTCTGGACTTGAGTGTCTCAACCTAACAAATTGGGACAGTGCCTACCTCAGAGCTGATGGTTAGTGGTCAACAAACATGTAcctggcacacagacacacttcaGTAGCTATCTATCTGTCtcacatataaataaacatatattggaagggaagaagtctgtttttgtgtgtgtgtgaggagacaATATACACATAACATGTGAATTCATCAGATCATAATTATTAACAAAAGTTGTGAAACAGGTATTTTTCTACACCATTATTCTCTAAGTTTTAAATCTGAAATTGCCCCTAAAACAGATAAGGTGAGGATAGAGTTACCTTGTTAATATCATCCGCTGTGAATCCACTCTGACGTAGGAGTTCTCGGACTGCTTCTATACATTTGTTGAAAAGTGGAGAGCAAAGAAGCTCAAACCTTGCTCTGCGCGCAGATGTGAACATGGGAACAGAGGGGGCAGAGCAAAAAGGCTTTAGTGCAGTGTGACTTCTCAGTAGAGGAATGCCTATCTCCTAAGAATGGCTTTGCAAGTTACTAAACTGTATGTGTCTCCATCCTTCCAAGTTAGTCCCCTACACATCTGATGATATTTAATATCCAATTCAAAGGGAGAGCTATCATGGCTGACCCATAAGTGTCCAAAAAATAGCTAAGAAGATGCACAAATACATGGCATATCCACAATAAATCCATTGACCCTAACAAAACCGCCACATCTGGATCACTTTGCATTTTTCACACATCCAAGCTTTAACAATTATTCCTAGTTACTTCCTGTTATAGCCTGAGGTCATGTTAGAAGACTATTCAGTCTGTACTAAGAGTTGTTGAGACAACTTCCTCACTAAGAAAGTTGTATACTGACATGTAATTATTGAGAAGATTCACTCCATAAGAACTGTACTTCCCCATTTCAtagtaaactttttaaaattaagttacaatattttattaatgaataacaacaaaaactcagaaaTCTCCATTAAACCATGCCAAAAGTGGCAGTTTGCTTCTTTAATCCCCATGTATtgaatttcttttacatttatttgtacaCGTGTACATGGTGCATATGTAAAGATAGAGGATAAGTTAgaggagttgattctcttcctccatcatgagggtttcagggattgaactcagatcatcaggtacctttacctgctgagccatctcgatgACCTACATTTAACTTCTTAAATGTAGGGAaatgatttaaattttcttaCCTACAAAAACTAAATATACTTCATGGTTGAAATCTTTGAGATAAATTCCTTAATGTAAAATGacaaatttcatttcctttttacatGGTTATGAATAAGCAAGCACACACTCAGTATTTGAAGACTTGGCACTAAGGCACTCTGGAAATAGAAACAACGTGAAGATTCTCCACCTCAAGAGACTCAATGCACTTTAAcacattttctgtcctttgggCTGTGCTAAAGAGCCACTAACCACAAAGGCTCCCAAAGAACAGTGTTTTTTAATGTTTCCCTTTGCACAATATGACTTCAGTTTAAACATCATGGGCAGGATTTTCAGAAAAGCCAACTGAAGGGAAGCGCCTCAATTATGAGACAAAAATGGAGAAGGTGCCCCAAACCAGTCAAGAGAATCCTAAAAATACAACTCAGGAAGCCGGGTAACTCCAACTGTGCTTTAAAGTAGTATGTTGTCAGAATGCTGAGAAATTGCAACAGGCTAACTAGAGTTATTGTTAAATGCACGCAATGTGAGAGGCAGGGGTAGCATCCAATCATCTCGATAAAGGTGCAATCACTTGTAGGCAATGCCTTGCAACATATAAAAGACATGGTATTAAAAGCTATTTTATGCACattaaatctgtttttattaaaCGTCACAAACATgattaaagtataaaatattggTTAGGGATGTTGcttagttggcagagtgcttgcttagcatgtatgacGTCCTAGGCTCCAGTAATGCACAAACTGGCATTGTGGCACATATCTGCAGccccaagaaggggaaacagATGCAGGAGGACCAACTTAGGTCATCCTCAGgtactatgagtttgaggcttgcctgggctatataaaatccagtcttaaaaaaaaaggggggggggtttggggagatggcttagtgggaaaTAGCACTTACTCTACAAGGGTGAGGACCTAAGTTcgaatctccagcacccatgtaacaaACTGGGCATGGCTGCATGTGCCTGTAGCCCCAGTACTAGGGAAGGTAAGGGGAGATCACAAATACTCTCCTgacagctcactggccagctagcctagccaaaaGAGCAAGCACAAGACAAACGTCCATCTTCAATAAAGAGCAATAATTACAGAGCAAGGACTTTGGAATCAAAATGTAACAACTATTTAGTTTGATAAAAATAAACCCCAAATCTGGACAATGAAGTTCCCTCACTACAGACaaccaaggaaaaaaagaaaagctgtacATTGGAAAATTACACACACGAGATGCTCCCAGAATGTCTGAACTTTCTTTCGTGTATCAGTTTTACCTGGACACGTTGCAATCAAAATCTTGGCCTTCATACAATGAATCTACGAAACAATTGGCACTTCCTAAGGTTGACAAAGAATGTTTGGCCACTTCAGCACTGTTCATCAATTTCATCATGGCTCGGGCATTTCTTCTCACATCATGTTTGAACAACCTAAAAATGTAACATTGGAAGTTTGAAGGTCTTGGGTCATTTATAATTTAATGCCACTAAAATCTAAATACCATTACATCAATAATGAGTTAATCAAATACTAGTAATGTGGCTTCTAATGCTATTAAACTTTTCTAAGTGGACTGTCTGGGTCCTTCCAGGAAAAataacccatttttatttttgaatggcTGTATTGTGTACTTTGATATAAGAGTCTATGGCAGGTGCGACACCTTTACAATCACCACACCATCACTGTGTATGGTATGAGCCAACTGCTGATACTGACAGCTCAAggtgctgggactgaagagacagctcagccatTAACAGTACATTATACCAGAGTATTATACAAGAGGccgagtcacctctccagccacataaataaatcttaaaaagagaaaggaaagggaaagaaaaagaaagaaaagtttcaaTTAGGGAAAACTAAACCAAGCCCCTGAAGAGAAGCCTCAGTCACAGTGAACTGGGCACTCACCTCTGGAACTCCGAAGCCAGATACTGGGCTAAGGTTTCTGTGAAATGTGCACCCCCTATGTCATCACTGCTGCTTGTTGAAAGAACCCGATACATCCCACTGTTGACTTCCATGACACTGAGGGATAAGGATGTTCCTCCAAGCTTAAATACCAAAACATTGCttcaaggaaaaaacaaaacaaaaaacaactcgtCAGAGAACCACAACATTTTGAAGCCACTAGTTTGACTCTGTTTATTTTACCAAAGGAAAATTTAGAGCTGGCATGGGCCATCGGCTGTCTCTAGTCACCAGTGTTGAAGTCAGCCTTGAACACACATTTCTGAAACTAAATCAATGCTCCTTTCAGCCAGCCATGCTGGAGAAACTATTTTTTCTGAGAGACTAGACTTCAAAACACAAACTTTTCAAAGTAAATCAAACAAGGGGTTCAAATCAAACAAGGGGTTCATGATTATTCTGAATCAGAATAGAATCAAGTACGGAAATCCTGTTGCTATTACACAAGTTACTATGACATAGTCCTCGGATCCAAATCACAAGGACACTAGAAGTCAACTCCCTATTTCTGGTATATCAGAattcataatttttaatgtttttatattaatctggtttaccttaaaataatttcctaGTGATTTAAACACATTAGTTTCTCTAACCATGAGAAATTTGAACAGGATCCAACAATTTGGAAAGGTTAGCACTGCATCGAAACTGGAAGTGTGGTAAGATTCATAGTGCTCTACTATCAGTTGGAAACTGGATCTGTCTATAATTATCTAGTTTCTACAACAAAATGAGGGTATCAGGAGGACTCTCAGCTTCCGATTCCCTGCTTTCTCTGCAGCTCCTCCTCAGCTGCTCAGAACTAGTGAGGTGGGTTCATGTGTCTTTCCTCTATAAAGGTCAGCACCAAGCTGATGGACATATAATGAGTTGAAAACTCCAGATATCGTATTTACCTCTTCCCGGTAGGGCAGTCTTGTCCAATCCCATAAGCAAGAAGAGCTGCAGACGGCTCGTGTATTAGTCGCAACACATTAAATCCAGCGGCTCCAGCTGCTTCTCTGGGAACAATTTGCTCTCAATTAATTTCATATCACATGCTCAGCCCTACCCTTGTAGCTATGCTCTGTTGCAAGGTTCATGCACTAGCAAATGATACTCCACTAGACAGTACCAGAAGTAGAGCATTGAAAAAGAAATGACTCAAATTCACATTCTGTTTAAAAATACACTGCTCAGAGCttgttttctcaataaaatagttTGCACTTActttgaataagaaaaaaaaaaaaaaaaaactgtcaggaCTCGggggtggctcagtcagtaaacagGCCTGCCACACTGTAGGGagacacacctcctaagggctggctacaggtgtgcccaactACACCCTGACATCACCTGATGATGTGTGAGATGTTTTAAAGGGATAGACAAGGCACAtggtctctctctttccttgctgcCTTGACACGCTCTAtcttcctgttggttggcatttacctattaaaagttatcctgaCCTTACGGACTACGCATTAGTTATTCACCTTGAAACCACACAGGCACGAGGATCtgtgtttgaatccccagcacccacaaacatACAAGTGTGGTGGCCTGTGTCTGTAACCATGGTGCTGGGACAGGGTGAGTGTTGAGTGCATACATGTATCCAACTGTGGCAGGGGACAGGACAGGATCCTTGGAGCTTGATAACCAGGCTGCCCAGGCATATGGATGAGTGTCAAGTTTAATGAGAATCTCTGTCTCAAGATGGGGTGAAAAGTGGCTGAAGAAGATACCTAATcaggacctctgacctccaaaggtaCCGGCAAAcacatatgcaccacacacatgcagatacacacaaaaaaggagaaagaaatggaaaaagatagttctcaaatatatgttaaaataaagTTCACTTCTTCTGGGAGTCTCTGGGCTCTGAAAGTCTAGGATGGGTACCTTGCCTCCATACAGTTCACAACATGCCCCTTTGAAGGAAGGACCACATTATATAATTAGAGTTAATTCTGATGTTAGAGCCACATCTCATCCGTCTCTATATACTCTACTGGACTACAATGTACCTTAGGAGGTAAAAGAAATCAGTAATTTTTTAACTGAATGAAGAAAGCCGATCAATCCCCATGATTGCAAATTTTAGGAAGTGATAACAATGTCTAAAACATCACGGAATgtcccaatttctttttttaaaaaatatttattatgtatacagtattctgcctgcatgttgcctgcaggccagaagacagcaccagatctcattacagatggttgtgagccatcatgtggttgctgggaattgaactcaggacctctggaagagcagtcagtgctcttaaccactgagccatctctctagccccctctcCCCCCACTCATTTCTTTACTCTGGGCCCAAAAGCAAATTTCTCTGCTTGCCAAAACACAGGTAGAACTCTACTAAGTACAATAAGAGCACCCATACTCATGAATTGCATCTCATGACACTTGTGAGGAACAAATCTAACTCTTTTTGTTTAGATCTTAAGAACTAAGATAAATACTTGTCTGGTCCCCAAAAAATCCTTTCCCCAAAGTCTGGTGTTTATACAGAAGTAAGTATCCCTGCCTGCTAAAAGGAAGCACTGTCCTTACCCCTGGCAGAAGGGACCTCTGGCTCTTCCATTAACACACtcctgtggtgcctattagcatatcCAGGTCTATGGCAGCTTCTAAACTCCTTCAGTCTCCACTCACAAGTACCTGTTATACACTTCAAAGTCCTCTACCCCAGCTTACAGGTTCCAAACCGTCCTCCCAGGCACTGGATCCTTTAAAGCCTTGGAACACCCCCTTCCCCATTCCTGCCCCCTGCTTCCCTGAGAGACAGTCTTGGCAGTTTGGAATAAACTTACCCCTTTTACCCATGGAGCAGCTAGTTTGGTTTCTTTACTGTGCccattttattcaataatcacccccttttttttttttttttttacaacattcTTATGTATTTTCCACATAAGCTTCAGTTACATGAAACAGGCAAAGTGATTCATAACAGTTCCCAACAAAACAGCTAAAAGGGCACACAGCATCTGATACTGAATTCTTCTCTTGTGCTTCATGAAAGCAGTATGAATGACATTACCATGCAATACTTAACAAATGCCCCTGTACTGCCTAAGCTATTCCCAAATGTAACTATGTTTTTTACCGAGTACAGTTGGTATTTCTTTTAACTACCAAAGTTAAGACAGTTACACTTACCCCAGAGCAGATTTTTGCTTTTCTCCAAAATCAAATGGGACGGTAATAACTACATCGTTTGCATCTGAGCCCAGGACAGAACGTGCTGTTTCTGTACATTtgaaagcaaacacaaacacatcacgATGGGACATGTTTTTCTGTAGTTTCCTAATTGAAGCTAAAGATTTCTTCACTAAATAGGTACCGATTCTGCCCTTGTTCACTCCCATCCTGTGGCTCTTAAGTCAAGCTGGGCTTCTTGTGGTATCATGATGGCATGTGGACACAGAACCAGGTATTTTCCAAAAAGCCCGGCTCTTCAGTCTTATTCTGAAATCTGAATTAGATTGATTCCAGGAACCAGTTCCCCAAAGACATTGAAGTAAAGGACAAAGGAcgacccccccccccgccccctgcATCACCATGAGCTCAGGACATTAAAGCACTGACTGCCTTGCCTCTCTTAtgattttttacttttgtttctctggagatgggttctctgtatagccctgctgtcccggaacttactctgtataaaaggctggcctcaaactcagagatccacatgcctctgcctcctgagtgctcggattaagGCCATCACAGACAGATTTTTCACAAGATCTTAACAACTGCAAAGCTGAACTGAGCCTTGTAAGGAAGCTACACCAGAATTTCCCAAATTGTTCTATAAAGTGCCACTGACTTGCTGAGCCTTTGTGTGGAGTGGTGATAAACCACAGCGTCAATCTGCCCACATTACCACTGGGAGGACACTGTCAACCTTGAAGTTCTGAAGTTGTCACTCTGGCCCAATTCTTTTACATTACAGTTTAATGGGCTGGAATCTGCAGTGCTCCAAAGAAACATTCAACAAGTTTTTAATCTTGAAAGATCTGGAGTTCAGAATTTTGGATTAGGAATTCTTAACTGGCAGATTCTAGGTAAATATCCCCAAATTTGAAAATCTCTGAAATTTTATATACCTCTGGTCCCAGGCATTTCAGATATGAGATACTTAACCTGTCCTTACAGGAAAGATTAAGGCCAGAGCCAATTGGTAGCCAAGCAAAATCTAATTTAGATCTAACTGCTCACTGTTTTCCCCTTCAAGTCTTTTTGTTTGCTGGTgtacatgcgtgcatgtgtgcgtgcgtgtgtatgcaCACAATAAGATGGCTTTAACTTGCCTAGAACTCTTCAAGTAGGATGGCCAGCCAGCAAGTcctatgcatgcatgtgtctctaactcctcagcactgggaaccACTATCCCAACTGTCTTAGGGTTAAGTTAAGGGATCATTGAAAGTTAACAGTTAGGGGCTGCAGAGGtcactcagtagttaagaacatgtaTTTTCCTTGCAGAGATCCtaaattcaattctcagcacccacatcaagcaaCTTACAAGGGTttctaattccagctccagaggatgcCTCTAACCTCaggcacatatacatatagacacatacatacagacatatacaattgtacatgtaaataaattatatatatatatatacatatatatatatatatatatgaagttgCAAAATAAGTTAATAGTTAAATTTTGTGCAGTACCTTTCATTTTACTGAATATCAGTCTGGCAACATCTTCTGGATTAACAAGTTTTGTTTCTTCTCCAGTATCTATTTCATAACGtaatttcccatttttctcaatgacctaaaaaaaattacaattatgcCAAATATagaataatttggaaaaaaacTTTAATTTCAGTTTAACATGGTATACCATGATCATTGGCAATTAATTACTTTGAGTAAGGGGGAGAGAGTAAAAGAACCATACTCACTGAACATTTACTTTCTGAGATGTATTTCTGAGCGTGTGGATCGGCAGGGCTGTTCATAAAGAAGTAGATACCtcagcattaaaaaaattaatattttagatcTGTAAGACTTAAAGAAGACTGTAGTTTTCATACCACTGAATAGATccaaaaatatatcaataaaattattaaattgttCAATAATAACAGAATCTTGAATTTAATGATTTACAATTATTATTCTTTGCATTTGAAAGTAACTAACTTTCTTGTTCTGACCTTGtcatatattttcaaatgagTCTGAATTCGATCAATGATCTTATACCCTACACTTTCACAGCTATGATCCTGAAGACCCAACCACTGAAATACAAAGGACAAAAGGAGATTAAGACTGTAAGTAAACTCAGGGTAAAGACTTAACTCCAcatttgttctttggtttctatACATGAAAATTAACATCCAAAACCAAAATATTGAGCAACAGTATAGATGTTGTATATGAAAAGTTGTACCAATAGATATTATGTTAATACCCCatataaaataccaaataattgcATCTATGAAATACAAAATGGGTATGTTGCTAAGATGTTGATACCAACATATACTGTTGACACAGTTTTCAAACTTACAAACCATTCAGGCCTCATAATACCAAGTGGGAAAGTTATGTGTATTATTTCAGAGCCGTGTTCAGAGAGGGATGGTTACTTACAGGCTAATAGGGACAAGGCCAGGACTTGATCCCAGCTATACTTCAGCAGCCTTCTGCTAACACTGTAAATGACTACTCTAATTCTGTTcctcaaagacagatgggagCTCTGATCCTTCGGTCACATAGAAACTGAAACAATGGTCTGCACCTTTCTAGTAGTCTTCTAAGGAGCTGTGGCTATTTTCTATACAAAGAATGGAAAGCTTAATACAAGTTGGAAATGAATAGTGGCCAACCGTGGGCCAGGGGCCATTTGAGAACCTTAAGCTCTGCCATCTGAGGGGACAAAAAGGGTTTAAAATAGGCTAATTTGGTCTAGAACTCTGGAATCATATGGGTTCATCTTACCTTTCTCCTATCAAGTAAAAATTAGTTGAGAAATAATTAGTACAGGTCAGAGGTAAGCTTGCCTCATGTGTCATAGCTAATTAATGATCTAACTGGCCAACAACCAGATCTACagtgtaggattttttttttcccctcatgaAACTGCCCGGTCCTCTTGTTTTCTGAGTCATGTGGCCCTCATTCCAGATATTTTAAgggagggtagaaggagagacagagtaTCTCCAGAGTGGGATTTTTGTACCAATGTTCTAAGTTCCCCATCATTATCATGTGTTCAGAACAGAATTCAAGTTGGCTGGGAACATGTACATGTACTGGGAACATATACTGTATGTATAGTTATTAACTAATAGCGTAGGGTGATTTTCAAGGAGGGCATATATTTTACAGAAATTCATTTCCTAACTGGCATGCAAAGAGGGCCTCTTTCACCTGAGGACAGGATGCACAGGTAGCACAGGGGACAATACATACATAATGACactacagagactcacagctagaCACACTGAGATCAGGACGGAGGTGACAAAGGATCAGTTATCATTGGAAAGTAGTGGACAGACCCACAGCTCCACACAAGTCAAAACTTTTATTTGTTCACACCAGGATTAAGTTAggtaacagaaaaacaaaggtgGTGGGAGGCTGGCATAGACAGCACCTCATTCACATTGTGGCCTTCAGGAAGTGTTGATCCTACATCACAACTTTTTTCCAGCATTGCCATGTCCACTTTCTCAAGCATCTCTTAGAGTTATCAGGACCCCTGGATTTGCCAACACCAGCACGACACGAAGTGCTGTGGAGTCTCCTTCTCCACTCCTGGTACATTCCAGTACCTACACATCTAAATGTGCATTCATCTGTGTGCTGGACCCTCACAACATCCCTGTGAGGTAGGTAGGACGGACAATTGTTAGGTCCCTCGTTAGATGAAGAACCTGAGTTACAGAATGGCGAAAGGCTTGCTGGAGGAGGTAATGGGTAGGCTGCAGCTCAGGCCTCTTTCTTGCACATGGCCTCCACCACCGCACTGTCTCCTTTAGTAGTTTGCATGTTTTCCTGCTAACTCCTCAGGACCGTGAGTTTTATTCCCTTCTTTGGGTTACTCTGCCCATTAAGGTTTTCAAAATACCTCAAATTTAACTCCACTCTGTTCCTTACCATTTCTCCCGTATCAAACAGATGCCCACCTACATACTGTCACCGTTAGATTAATATTGCACAGGTCTAAGTCTCCTTAAAGTacttctctgctttgttttcttttggttttctttccagaaaactTATTATCTATCAGTATTAGTTTTATTTGGTTACAACAGATATGCACCTTTCCA
The DNA window shown above is from Cricetulus griseus strain 17A/GY chromosome 3, alternate assembly CriGri-PICRH-1.0, whole genome shotgun sequence and carries:
- the Hspa14 gene encoding heat shock 70 kDa protein 14 isoform X2 — protein: MAGPMWLQMMQGIESHQPSLLSRKMNSPADPHAQKYISESKCSVIEKNGKLRYEIDTGEETKLVNPEDVARLIFSKMKETARSVLGSDANDVVITVPFDFGEKQKSALGEAAGAAGFNVLRLIHEPSAALLAYGIGQDCPTGKSNVLVFKLGGTSLSLSVMEVNSGMYRVLSTSSSDDIGGAHFTETLAQYLASEFQRLFKHDVRRNARAMMKLMNSAEVAKHSLSTLGSANCFVDSLYEGQDFDCNVSRARFELLCSPLFNKCIEAVRELLRQSGFTADDINKVVLCGGSSRIPRLQQLIKDLFPAVELLNSIPPDEVIPIGAAIEAGILVGKESASVDDSLMIECSAKDILVKGVDESGANRFTVLFPSGTPLPARRQHTLQAPGSISSVCLELYESEGKNSAKEETKFAQVVLQDLDKKENGLRDILAVLTMKRDGSLQVTCTDQETGKCEAITVEVAS
- the Hspa14 gene encoding heat shock 70 kDa protein 14 isoform X1, which gives rise to MAAIGVHLGCTSACVAVYKDGRADVVANDAGDRVTPAIVAFSENEQVVGLAAKQSRIRNMSSTVVKVKQTLGRSPADPHAQKYISESKCSVIEKNGKLRYEIDTGEETKLVNPEDVARLIFSKMKETARSVLGSDANDVVITVPFDFGEKQKSALGEAAGAAGFNVLRLIHEPSAALLAYGIGQDCPTGKSNVLVFKLGGTSLSLSVMEVNSGMYRVLSTSSSDDIGGAHFTETLAQYLASEFQRLFKHDVRRNARAMMKLMNSAEVAKHSLSTLGSANCFVDSLYEGQDFDCNVSRARFELLCSPLFNKCIEAVRELLRQSGFTADDINKVVLCGGSSRIPRLQQLIKDLFPAVELLNSIPPDEVIPIGAAIEAGILVGKESASVDDSLMIECSAKDILVKGVDESGANRFTVLFPSGTPLPARRQHTLQAPGSISSVCLELYESEGKNSAKEETKFAQVVLQDLDKKENGLRDILAVLTMKRDGSLQVTCTDQETGKCEAITVEVAS